A DNA window from Methanooceanicella nereidis contains the following coding sequences:
- a CDS encoding ABC transporter ATP-binding protein, protein MLKIKTVKMLRDYELNVDIGLNGHRTLVLMGNNGSGKTTVLNMVSGILSPDSGTIEVSGRKFFDSGSNIDVPLNKRNIGYVFQNYALFPHMTVMDNVAFGLRMKKMTADDIKNRVKAQLDSVGLWELRNEKAIKLSGGQKQRVALARALVIKPDILLLDEPLSALDVKTQVSMRAELRSSLKETGLPCIIVTHNIKDAVELGEMVYIMDQGRVAASGEPSEVLRKGHNDFIDNFYS, encoded by the coding sequence TTGCTAAAGATTAAGACAGTAAAGATGCTCAGGGATTACGAGCTCAACGTGGACATCGGCCTTAATGGCCACAGGACGCTCGTGCTCATGGGCAATAACGGATCCGGAAAGACCACTGTGCTAAACATGGTCTCGGGCATACTGTCGCCGGACTCGGGCACCATAGAGGTGTCCGGCAGGAAATTCTTCGACTCGGGTTCTAACATAGACGTGCCCCTCAATAAGAGGAACATCGGATATGTCTTCCAGAACTACGCGCTGTTCCCGCATATGACTGTCATGGATAACGTGGCTTTTGGGCTCAGGATGAAAAAGATGACAGCAGATGACATAAAGAACAGGGTAAAAGCCCAGCTGGATTCTGTGGGACTGTGGGAGTTAAGGAATGAAAAAGCGATAAAGCTCTCCGGAGGGCAAAAACAGAGAGTGGCTCTGGCAAGGGCCCTGGTCATCAAGCCTGACATACTGCTTCTCGATGAGCCGCTAAGCGCGCTTGACGTAAAGACGCAGGTATCGATGAGGGCGGAGCTAAGGTCGTCTTTAAAAGAGACAGGGCTGCCATGTATCATCGTCACCCACAATATTAAGGACGCGGTAGAGCTTGGGGAGATGGTATATATCATGGACCAGGGCAGAGTGGCCGCTTCAGGCGAGCCGTCCGAAGTCTTGCGAAAAGGCCATAACGATTTTATCGATAATTTTTACAGCTGA
- a CDS encoding ABC transporter permease: MASQEYKGDRKNMAAGLMRRIRITPASLIVSLIFAIIIIYISLPVVSLFIKTSPESFISSLNEPVVIEALKLSFLTTIATTIIVIIIGTPVAFINARYRYPGKELVDTLLDLPVVMPPAVAGIALLMAFGRKGVLGEYLNLFGVTLAFTTIAVVMAQVFVASPFFIRQARTSFEDVDRSFENAARSLGASRVYTFFYITVPIAMNGLISGAIMTWARALGEFGATIMFAGNFQGRTQTMPLAIYTAMQGDIDASLFLSIVLVITSFTVIAIVKILTRRRMIVAKD, encoded by the coding sequence ATGGCTTCACAGGAGTATAAAGGGGACCGTAAAAACATGGCGGCCGGCCTGATGAGGAGGATCCGGATAACTCCGGCCTCTCTCATCGTATCTTTGATATTCGCCATCATCATTATTTACATATCCCTGCCGGTGGTATCGCTATTTATCAAAACGTCGCCGGAGTCGTTCATTAGTTCCTTGAACGAGCCCGTTGTCATTGAAGCCTTAAAACTTAGCTTCTTGACCACCATAGCGACCACTATTATTGTGATAATAATCGGGACGCCGGTCGCGTTCATCAATGCACGCTATAGATACCCGGGGAAAGAACTTGTGGATACTTTGCTGGACCTGCCCGTCGTGATGCCGCCGGCAGTGGCCGGCATAGCGCTTCTGATGGCGTTCGGCAGAAAAGGTGTCCTTGGAGAATACCTGAACTTATTTGGTGTCACGCTGGCTTTCACCACAATAGCCGTGGTCATGGCACAGGTGTTCGTAGCCTCGCCATTCTTTATCAGGCAGGCGAGGACCAGTTTTGAGGACGTCGACAGGTCCTTCGAGAACGCTGCAAGGAGCCTGGGAGCATCGAGAGTGTATACGTTCTTCTATATCACCGTGCCTATAGCCATGAACGGGCTGATATCCGGCGCGATAATGACATGGGCCCGCGCTCTCGGGGAGTTCGGAGCGACGATAATGTTCGCCGGCAACTTTCAGGGAAGGACACAGACGATGCCTCTCGCCATATACACGGCCATGCAGGGTGATATAGACGCTTCATTATTTTTATCCATAGTACTTGTCATCACGTCGTTTACAGTCATTGCCATTGTAAAGATCCTTACAAGGAGGCGAATGATAGTTGCTAAAGATTAA
- the modA gene encoding molybdate ABC transporter substrate-binding protein: protein MNKKRSMIGLAIIALAITIIVSGCTTGTGPTATPGATETPTEKIELTVFAAASLTDCFTEMKNAFMASNENIDVVTNFDGSQALRTQIEQGAYADVFASASTKHMNAVKDAGYMVNDTVVNFANNKLCVITPKDNPANVNTLSDLANPGVKIVIGTPECPVGAYAVQIIDKMGNDSAYGPEYKQKVLDNVVSKETTVTMVVSKVALGEADAGFVYVSDVPQEYKEKVNIISIPDNLNVIAVYPIGVLDESGRQDSAKKFVDFVKSSEGKAILEKYGFTGV, encoded by the coding sequence ATGAACAAAAAGAGATCAATGATAGGTCTTGCGATCATCGCGCTGGCCATCACCATTATCGTGTCTGGATGCACGACCGGTACAGGCCCTACGGCCACACCGGGGGCAACAGAGACGCCGACTGAAAAGATAGAACTGACAGTGTTCGCGGCAGCATCATTGACCGACTGCTTTACTGAAATGAAGAACGCTTTCATGGCAAGCAACGAGAACATTGATGTCGTGACCAATTTTGACGGGAGCCAGGCATTAAGGACCCAGATAGAACAGGGCGCATACGCCGACGTATTTGCATCAGCGTCCACGAAGCACATGAACGCGGTCAAGGACGCGGGATACATGGTAAATGATACCGTTGTCAACTTCGCGAACAACAAGCTCTGCGTCATAACCCCGAAAGACAACCCGGCCAATGTCAACACGCTTTCTGATCTGGCTAACCCGGGAGTGAAGATAGTCATAGGTACACCGGAATGCCCCGTAGGCGCATATGCGGTGCAGATCATCGACAAGATGGGCAACGACTCGGCATATGGACCGGAGTATAAGCAAAAAGTGCTTGACAACGTTGTATCCAAAGAGACGACCGTTACGATGGTAGTATCCAAGGTAGCGCTCGGAGAGGCGGACGCAGGTTTCGTGTACGTGTCTGACGTACCGCAGGAATACAAGGAAAAAGTGAACATCATATCCATACCGGACAACCTTAACGTCATAGCCGTATATCCCATAGGTGTGCTCGATGAATCCGGCCGCCAGGACTCGGCGAAGAAGTTTGTGGACTTTGTGAAATCGTCTGAAGGTAAGGCTATACTGGAAAAATATGGCTTCACAGGAGTATAA
- a CDS encoding Fe-only nitrogenase accessory AnfO family protein encodes MAKEIAVFLGDDGSSTLLDEPGNIVVFRRAQGSWEIDREKGFSMGRVKGIRELRLNMGEMLQFLDGCRIFVAKSAAGVPFFELEKAGCSVWEFDGKPSEFLEHVWQQEEKERAMEKDQAAPCLPAPEEITPGNFYISIKGIQGNADVTSKQVLQKFIRKGGFRSLVIICSHVPPWIEVEAVSSGLVFETGQSGKNEFRVRIVKMAANG; translated from the coding sequence ATGGCAAAGGAGATAGCTGTATTTCTGGGAGACGACGGCTCGAGCACTTTGCTGGACGAGCCGGGGAACATAGTCGTTTTTCGCCGTGCACAGGGTTCATGGGAAATTGACCGGGAAAAGGGATTTTCTATGGGCCGGGTAAAGGGGATACGAGAACTTCGCCTGAATATGGGTGAAATGCTGCAATTCCTTGACGGGTGCAGGATATTCGTCGCAAAGTCAGCCGCAGGCGTCCCGTTCTTTGAACTGGAAAAGGCGGGGTGCAGCGTGTGGGAATTTGACGGGAAGCCTTCGGAGTTTCTGGAACATGTATGGCAGCAGGAAGAAAAGGAACGGGCCATGGAAAAAGACCAGGCTGCGCCATGCTTACCTGCTCCCGAGGAAATAACCCCCGGCAACTTCTATATTTCTATCAAGGGGATACAGGGGAACGCGGATGTCACCAGCAAGCAGGTTCTCCAGAAGTTTATCCGAAAAGGCGGTTTCCGCTCCCTTGTGATCATCTGCAGCCACGTCCCTCCATGGATAGAAGTGGAAGCGGTAAGCAGTGGACTCGTCTTCGAGACCGGCCAGTCAGGTAAGAACGAGTTCAGGGTAAGGATAGTGAAAATGGCTGCCAATGGATGA
- a CDS encoding 2Fe-2S ferredoxin, protein MQKPSKHIFICTSSRPTGQQKGFCHTKEGVDVMMRFTEEIEERELGGEVFLTNTGCFGICEKGPIVVIYPDNIWYKSVTADDVTEIMDEHIEGGKVVERLVL, encoded by the coding sequence ATGCAGAAACCCTCAAAACATATATTTATTTGTACAAGCTCCCGCCCCACCGGCCAGCAAAAAGGCTTTTGCCATACTAAGGAAGGCGTCGACGTCATGATGAGGTTCACGGAAGAGATAGAAGAGCGCGAGCTCGGAGGCGAAGTTTTCCTTACTAACACCGGCTGCTTCGGGATATGTGAAAAGGGGCCGATAGTCGTGATATATCCCGACAATATCTGGTATAAGTCTGTAACGGCAGACGATGTTACCGAGATCATGGACGAACACATCGAAGGCGGTAAAGTCGTAGAACGCCTGGTATTATGA
- a CDS encoding nitrogenase component 1 codes for MSDMRAKMVSENQCQTCMPLGGVVAFKGIEEAMVLVHGSQGCSTYIRLSNVEHYNEPIDIASSALNEKQTIYGGEANLRKALDNVLRVYQPKVLGVVTTCLAETIGEDMERMIQSYIKDHDIRGVDIIPVATPSYSGSHTEGFWAATKEIIRHYARPVAKHSGINVIIPHISPADIREIKRILDMTGLEYTLIPDYSMTLDRPFGGEYLKIPLGGTRTRDISRMAGARATIQFGLTCPDDLSPGLYLQQEYGVPLIDLPLPFGLENTDRFIEALSRISGRLMPDYLALERGWLLDAMADSHKYNAEGHPVIYGEPELVYAFAALCAENGAMPAVIATGTRNGRLMARVKMLLAEAEEQPIFLEDADFTAIYEAAVSTGANVAIGHSGGKFLTEHLCIPVVRVGFPIHDRMGGQRILSAGYAGTLAFLDRFTNTLLERKYASYRQKKKDELTKGSRMQEAAIEGDE; via the coding sequence ATGAGCGATATGCGAGCGAAGATGGTCAGCGAGAACCAGTGCCAGACATGTATGCCGCTTGGCGGTGTGGTCGCATTCAAAGGAATAGAGGAGGCCATGGTGCTGGTACATGGATCGCAGGGCTGCAGCACGTACATTCGCCTGTCGAACGTCGAGCACTATAACGAGCCGATAGACATCGCGTCTTCCGCCCTGAACGAGAAACAGACCATCTACGGCGGCGAAGCAAACCTGCGGAAAGCGCTGGACAACGTTCTCAGGGTTTATCAGCCTAAAGTCCTGGGGGTGGTTACGACCTGTCTTGCGGAGACCATCGGCGAGGACATGGAGCGGATGATCCAGTCGTACATCAAGGATCATGACATCAGGGGCGTGGATATCATCCCGGTGGCAACCCCCAGTTACAGCGGGAGCCATACGGAAGGATTCTGGGCGGCCACAAAGGAGATCATCAGGCATTATGCAAGGCCTGTAGCAAAGCATTCGGGCATCAACGTGATAATTCCGCACATAAGCCCTGCCGACATCCGGGAAATAAAACGCATCCTGGACATGACCGGGCTGGAGTATACGCTTATACCGGACTATTCCATGACACTGGACAGGCCGTTCGGCGGCGAATACCTTAAGATACCTCTCGGCGGTACCCGGACCCGGGATATTTCCCGCATGGCAGGAGCCCGGGCCACGATACAGTTCGGCCTGACATGCCCTGATGACCTGTCGCCGGGGCTGTACCTGCAGCAGGAATACGGCGTGCCGCTGATAGACCTTCCGCTGCCCTTCGGCCTTGAGAACACGGATCGTTTCATAGAGGCCCTGTCGAGGATCAGCGGGCGTCTGATGCCCGACTATCTGGCCCTGGAAAGAGGATGGCTTCTCGACGCGATGGCAGATTCCCACAAATATAACGCAGAAGGCCATCCGGTCATATATGGAGAGCCCGAGCTGGTCTATGCGTTCGCTGCGTTATGTGCGGAAAATGGCGCCATGCCTGCGGTCATCGCCACCGGGACCAGGAACGGCCGGCTTATGGCGCGGGTAAAAATGCTGCTTGCCGAAGCAGAGGAGCAGCCCATATTCCTCGAAGATGCGGATTTTACGGCAATATATGAAGCTGCAGTTAGTACAGGGGCAAACGTGGCCATAGGACACTCAGGCGGTAAATTCCTGACAGAACATCTTTGCATCCCTGTCGTGCGTGTCGGGTTCCCCATACATGACAGGATGGGCGGGCAGAGGATACTCTCGGCAGGATATGCCGGCACCCTTGCTTTCCTGGACCGTTTCACAAACACGCTGCTGGAAAGAAAGTATGCGTCGTATCGGCAGAAGAAGAAGGATGAACTGACTAAAGGATCGAGAATGCAAGAGGCAGCGATAGAAGGAGATGAATGA
- the nifE gene encoding nitrogenase iron-molybdenum cofactor biosynthesis protein NifE gives MDTYCSQPAGAEAYIEDRKDSILTKGKSKGNISCSSDSLAGAVSQRACVYCGARVVLNPVTDAVHLVHGPIGCAAFTWDIRGSLSSGSEMYRNSFSTDMKERDIIFGGEQKLAACIDEIVAKYAPPAVFVYSTCVVGVIGDDIISVCKEASLRHNIDVIPVESSGFKSGNKIVGYRAAADALLKLITPKDGVHIEPTRKLNFLGEYNLGGEKWVVERYLKEIGIEINVAFTGDSTVAALKQAPGACLNLVQCTGSMHYVAMKLEQTFGTPYMDVNFFGAENTTESLRKIADFYGDEDIKRRTEALIERESSHVRPVIEKYRKKLAGKRAAIYVGGAFKAAAIIRQLKELDVEIVLTGTQTGKKEEYENLSGMLSEGTVIIDDANPAELERFLREKDVDFMAGGVKERFLAYKLGVGFVDHNHDRKDCLAGFEGAVKFAREVHTTACSPVWKHLKNTSVRDVRL, from the coding sequence ATGGATACGTACTGTTCACAGCCGGCCGGTGCCGAAGCATACATCGAGGACAGAAAGGATTCCATCCTGACAAAGGGTAAAAGCAAAGGCAATATCAGCTGCAGCAGCGACAGCCTGGCGGGAGCGGTCAGCCAAAGGGCTTGCGTGTACTGTGGGGCAAGAGTGGTCTTAAACCCGGTAACGGATGCCGTCCACCTGGTCCATGGGCCCATAGGCTGTGCCGCGTTCACGTGGGACATCCGGGGAAGCCTTTCAAGCGGATCGGAAATGTACCGCAACAGTTTTTCTACCGATATGAAGGAAAGGGACATCATATTCGGGGGAGAGCAGAAACTGGCTGCCTGTATTGATGAAATAGTCGCTAAGTACGCTCCTCCGGCAGTATTCGTGTATTCTACGTGCGTCGTCGGCGTCATCGGCGACGATATCATCTCCGTCTGCAAAGAGGCATCGCTGAGGCATAATATCGATGTCATACCGGTCGAGTCGAGCGGATTTAAGTCGGGGAACAAGATCGTCGGGTACAGGGCTGCCGCTGATGCGCTGCTGAAGCTGATCACCCCTAAAGACGGGGTACACATCGAACCTACCCGCAAGCTGAACTTCCTGGGGGAGTATAACCTCGGCGGAGAGAAATGGGTCGTCGAGAGATACCTGAAGGAGATCGGCATAGAGATCAACGTGGCATTCACAGGGGATTCCACCGTGGCCGCTTTGAAACAGGCGCCTGGAGCATGCCTGAACCTGGTGCAGTGCACAGGCTCCATGCACTATGTGGCGATGAAACTGGAGCAGACGTTCGGCACACCGTATATGGACGTGAACTTTTTCGGCGCGGAAAACACGACGGAAAGCCTGAGGAAGATCGCGGACTTTTACGGGGACGAAGATATCAAACGCCGTACAGAAGCGCTCATCGAGAGAGAATCGAGCCATGTCCGGCCTGTCATCGAAAAGTACAGGAAAAAGCTTGCAGGCAAGCGGGCGGCCATCTACGTAGGCGGGGCTTTCAAGGCCGCTGCCATCATCCGCCAGCTAAAGGAGCTGGACGTGGAGATCGTCCTCACCGGGACGCAGACGGGCAAAAAGGAGGAATATGAAAACCTGAGCGGCATGCTGAGCGAAGGTACGGTAATCATCGACGATGCCAATCCCGCCGAGCTGGAAAGGTTCCTGCGGGAAAAAGATGTCGACTTCATGGCCGGGGGAGTCAAAGAGCGCTTCCTTGCCTATAAGCTGGGCGTCGGCTTTGTGGACCATAACCATGACCGTAAAGATTGCCTGGCTGGATTCGAGGGTGCCGTGAAATTCGCCCGGGAAGTCCATACCACGGCCTGCTCACCTGTATGGAAACACCTGAAAAACACCAGCGTAAGGGATGTGCGGCTATGA
- a CDS encoding nitrogenase component 1, translating to MLECIPTRKVEHTAGKINPAKTCQPIGAMYAALGIHGCLPHSHGSQGCCAYHRMGLTRHFRDQILASSSSFTEGASVFGGAANLKTSIKNVFKIYNPEIMAVHTTCLSETIGDDIPTIIKQSEVPEGKVVIHANTPSYQGSHITGFSNMCKAMVSYLAESDGTAKKERVNILPGFVNPGDMREIKRIVRELGIDLTMFPDTSDVVDSPLTDKYEMYPEGGATVAEIRDSGNSKLTLALGAWSSEAAGALLQEKCSVPCVPLKIPVGLKATDDLIMALKDGFGMKVPRSMTIERGQVVDTLIDTHFHYQGKKVAVAGDPDIVVPLTEFLLTMGMIPAYVMTGTPGSRFETEIRHMLEQSGIKDCVVRAEGDLFELHKWIMENPVDLLIGTTHCKYIARAEDVPLVRVGFPIFDRAVHYLMPIVGYRGCLRLIEMISNALLERRDRDCTDEDYELIL from the coding sequence ATGCTTGAATGTATCCCCACAAGAAAAGTGGAACACACTGCAGGAAAGATCAACCCTGCAAAAACATGTCAGCCGATCGGGGCCATGTATGCCGCGCTGGGCATACACGGATGCCTGCCCCACAGCCACGGTTCGCAGGGTTGCTGCGCTTACCACCGGATGGGCCTTACCAGGCATTTCAGGGACCAGATACTCGCCTCATCCAGCTCCTTCACCGAGGGCGCATCGGTCTTCGGCGGCGCTGCGAACCTTAAGACTTCAATAAAGAACGTGTTCAAGATCTATAACCCGGAAATAATGGCGGTACACACGACCTGCCTGAGCGAGACGATAGGCGACGATATTCCGACGATCATCAAACAGTCGGAGGTCCCGGAAGGCAAGGTCGTAATCCATGCCAACACTCCCAGCTACCAGGGGTCCCATATCACCGGGTTCTCGAACATGTGCAAAGCGATGGTCTCCTATCTTGCCGAGTCTGACGGCACGGCAAAAAAGGAACGTGTAAATATCCTGCCCGGCTTTGTCAACCCCGGCGACATGCGTGAGATCAAGCGCATTGTCAGGGAGCTAGGCATAGACCTGACCATGTTCCCGGATACCTCCGACGTGGTCGATTCACCGCTGACGGACAAGTATGAGATGTACCCGGAGGGCGGAGCCACAGTGGCAGAGATCCGCGATTCCGGTAACTCGAAGCTTACCCTGGCCCTCGGGGCATGGTCTTCCGAAGCAGCCGGTGCGCTGCTGCAGGAAAAATGCAGTGTGCCCTGCGTTCCCCTGAAGATACCCGTCGGCCTTAAGGCTACCGATGACCTCATCATGGCCCTGAAAGACGGGTTTGGCATGAAAGTCCCCCGGTCCATGACCATTGAGCGCGGACAGGTCGTCGATACACTGATCGATACGCACTTCCACTACCAGGGGAAGAAAGTCGCAGTGGCAGGCGATCCGGACATCGTGGTCCCGCTGACCGAGTTCCTTCTGACAATGGGAATGATACCTGCTTATGTCATGACAGGTACCCCCGGCTCGCGGTTCGAGACCGAGATCAGGCATATGCTTGAACAGTCCGGCATCAAGGACTGCGTCGTCAGGGCTGAAGGAGACCTCTTTGAACTTCACAAATGGATAATGGAGAACCCTGTAGACCTCCTGATTGGTACCACCCACTGCAAGTATATTGCGCGGGCTGAGGATGTGCCTCTGGTCAGGGTCGGGTTCCCGATATTCGACAGGGCGGTCCACTACCTGATGCCCATCGTCGGCTACAGGGGATGCCTGCGCCTGATAGAGATGATCAGTAACGCTCTCCTTGAGAGGCGTGACAGGGACTGCACGGATGAAGACTACGAACTGATCTTATGA
- the nifD gene encoding nitrogenase molybdenum-iron protein alpha chain: MAITEKGMEDLLATYPDTVKKNRKKHLLIKNSAEACQQIEANTRTIPGIISQRGCCFAGCKGVVVGPIKDMVHIVHGPVGCAYYSWGTRRNKARADDTTPKENIYSTLCFTTDMQEPDIVFGGEKKLSRMIDEVVEMFHPRAITISATCPVGLIGDDIGAVARAAQERHGIQVLAFNCEGYKGVSQSAGHHIANNNIMEHVIGKGTQRKPGDYVINILGEYNIGGDGWEIERILKDIGYTVNGIMTGDSSYVDIRNLHLADLNLVQCHRSINYIAEMMETKYGMPWLKVNFIGVDATCKTLRELARCFNDEALIGRTEEVIARELAIVEPVIEHYRKILNGKTAFGFVGGSRSHHYQHLLRDLGMEMIVAGYEFAHRDDYEGRQVIPTIKSDADSRNIPELHLKPDEELYQDAHVYLNLTKEKFEEIKKNVPLGHYEGMNPDMKDGEVIIDDINHYEFEELVRKLKPDLILTGVRDKYIAHKLGVPSRQLHSYDYTGPYAGFNGAMTFAREVANAVTTPAWKLVTAPWEDGKSKE; encoded by the coding sequence ATGGCGATCACGGAAAAAGGAATGGAGGATTTGCTGGCTACCTACCCTGATACGGTCAAGAAGAACAGGAAAAAGCATCTGCTCATTAAAAATTCGGCGGAAGCCTGCCAGCAGATCGAGGCGAACACCAGGACCATACCCGGCATCATATCGCAGCGTGGCTGCTGTTTCGCCGGATGCAAAGGTGTAGTGGTGGGGCCGATAAAGGACATGGTACACATAGTCCACGGCCCTGTCGGCTGCGCATACTACTCCTGGGGAACGAGACGCAATAAGGCGAGGGCGGACGACACCACGCCAAAGGAGAACATCTATTCCACGCTCTGCTTTACCACGGATATGCAGGAGCCGGACATAGTGTTCGGCGGCGAGAAAAAGCTGTCCAGGATGATAGACGAAGTGGTCGAGATGTTCCATCCCAGGGCTATAACGATCTCCGCTACCTGCCCGGTAGGCCTCATCGGTGACGACATCGGCGCCGTAGCCAGAGCGGCGCAGGAACGCCATGGCATTCAGGTCCTGGCTTTCAACTGCGAAGGATATAAAGGCGTGAGCCAGTCGGCAGGCCACCACATAGCTAACAACAATATCATGGAGCATGTCATCGGCAAAGGCACTCAGAGAAAACCGGGGGACTATGTCATCAACATCCTCGGGGAGTATAACATCGGTGGCGATGGGTGGGAGATCGAGCGTATCCTCAAAGACATAGGGTACACGGTGAACGGTATAATGACCGGGGATAGCAGCTACGTTGACATAAGGAACCTGCACCTGGCCGACCTGAACCTGGTGCAGTGCCACAGGTCGATCAACTATATCGCCGAGATGATGGAGACAAAATACGGCATGCCGTGGCTGAAGGTAAACTTCATCGGGGTCGACGCGACCTGCAAGACCCTTCGTGAGCTCGCCCGGTGTTTCAATGACGAGGCACTTATCGGGAGGACGGAGGAGGTCATCGCCAGGGAACTGGCCATCGTCGAACCGGTGATAGAGCACTACCGTAAGATCCTGAATGGCAAGACCGCCTTCGGGTTCGTCGGAGGGTCGCGAAGTCACCACTACCAGCACCTGCTCCGCGACCTTGGTATGGAAATGATCGTCGCCGGTTATGAGTTCGCTCATCGTGATGACTATGAAGGCCGACAGGTCATTCCCACAATCAAGAGCGACGCCGATTCCAGGAACATCCCGGAGCTTCATCTGAAGCCCGATGAAGAGCTCTACCAGGATGCGCATGTTTACCTGAACCTGACGAAAGAGAAATTCGAGGAGATCAAGAAAAACGTCCCGCTTGGCCACTATGAGGGAATGAACCCGGACATGAAAGACGGGGAGGTCATAATCGACGATATTAACCATTACGAGTTCGAGGAGCTGGTCAGGAAGCTAAAGCCGGACCTGATCCTCACGGGTGTCAGGGATAAGTACATCGCCCACAAGCTCGGTGTCCCGTCCAGACAGCTGCATTCGTATGATTATACCGGCCCATATGCCGGCTTTAACGGGGCTATGACATTCGCACGTGAGGTCGCGAACGCTGTGACCACCCCCGCATGGAAACTGGTCACAGCCCCGTGGGAAGACGGAAAGAGCAAGGAGTGA
- a CDS encoding P-II family nitrogen regulator, with the protein MKEIMAIVRMNRTGATKKALVEAGVAGFTAVKVHGRGKLVKDPEVIAKRKSQLMSMNFDDVTESGATEKLVTDFLDGTRMFPRRLFTILAHDEDVPRIVEAIMQANRTDCKVGDGKIFIMPVIDAVRVRTGESGEAAIW; encoded by the coding sequence ATGAAGGAGATCATGGCGATCGTACGAATGAACAGGACGGGCGCAACTAAAAAGGCGTTGGTGGAGGCGGGTGTCGCGGGGTTCACGGCAGTCAAGGTCCATGGAAGAGGAAAGCTGGTCAAGGATCCCGAGGTCATCGCAAAACGCAAGTCGCAGCTTATGTCGATGAACTTCGACGATGTCACCGAATCCGGTGCGACGGAAAAGCTGGTCACCGACTTCCTGGACGGAACTCGCATGTTCCCGAGGCGCCTGTTCACGATCCTTGCGCATGACGAGGATGTTCCCAGGATCGTGGAGGCCATCATGCAGGCTAACAGGACGGATTGTAAAGTAGGCGACGGTAAGATATTCATCATGCCCGTGATCGACGCAGTGCGTGTGCGCACAGGCGAATCGGGCGAAGCGGCGATATGGTGA
- a CDS encoding P-II family nitrogen regulator, translating into MLLIRSIIRPEKKDAVLAELTKAGFHAATVVDVVGRGKQKGIKIGSMVYDEIPKTLIMMAIPDEDKDKVVDVILQTARTGEKGAFGDGKVFISPVEEAYTISSGAKGL; encoded by the coding sequence ATGTTGCTGATCAGATCAATAATCAGGCCTGAAAAGAAAGACGCTGTGCTTGCTGAGCTGACAAAAGCGGGATTCCATGCCGCGACCGTAGTGGATGTCGTGGGCCGCGGCAAGCAAAAAGGGATCAAGATAGGCAGTATGGTCTATGATGAGATACCCAAGACCCTCATTATGATGGCGATCCCGGACGAGGATAAAGATAAAGTGGTCGACGTGATCCTTCAGACCGCCAGGACGGGCGAAAAGGGAGCATTCGGCGATGGTAAGGTCTTTATCAGCCCTGTTGAAGAGGCCTACACCATTTCAAGCGGCGCGAAAGGCCTGTAA